In one window of uncultured Desulfovibrio sp. DNA:
- a CDS encoding helix-turn-helix domain-containing protein: MEHKTALPHYYTVAEAADVLGYASPSTIKNGCQSGKVPAYKVAKTWLIPEEWVEEQLKLDIKPQGNRGVARK; encoded by the coding sequence ATGGAACATAAAACCGCCCTTCCTCATTACTACACAGTAGCGGAAGCCGCTGACGTCCTTGGCTACGCCTCACCAAGCACGATAAAAAACGGTTGCCAAAGCGGCAAGGTGCCTGCGTATAAGGTAGCCAAAACGTGGCTAATACCGGAAGAGTGGGTCGAAGAGCAACTTAAATTAGACATAAAACCACAAGGAAACAGGGGTGTTGCAAGAAAATAG